The proteins below are encoded in one region of Corynebacterium felinum:
- a CDS encoding L,D-transpeptidase yields MRNACIGVAFSIVLAAGTACTIDKGVAETAKSTPATTSTQAPKLLAPQISVKDGATDVNPNQPVVVKSLGEGLSSVRMTNEEGKVIESTLDTDNMRWTTAEQLGFNRTYTVEAKDKNGKTATVTFSTVQTAALSSNSLAPLDGAEVGVGQTIALRFDTFVNNRKDVEKAITVTTVPKVEGAFYWISNQEVRWRPENYWKPGTKVTVDAKLYGVKIGEGVYVGNDNKASFTIGEKVEAIVDDNTKTMTVYKSGEQVKSMPVSLGSAQWPTPNGVYIIGDQYPSLVMDSTTYGLSLENGGYKTPVQFATQMSYSGIFVHAAPWSLWAQGSQNVSHGCVNVSTENAQWFQNFVKRGDLVTVKNTIGQTLSGYDGLGDWNIDWETWKKGNADQA; encoded by the coding sequence ATGCGCAATGCTTGCATAGGCGTCGCTTTCAGTATTGTCTTAGCTGCCGGCACAGCCTGCACCATCGACAAAGGTGTGGCAGAAACCGCGAAAAGCACCCCCGCAACCACCAGTACCCAAGCCCCAAAGCTCCTAGCCCCACAAATTAGCGTGAAAGACGGTGCGACAGACGTCAACCCCAATCAGCCCGTTGTTGTGAAATCGCTCGGCGAAGGGTTATCAAGCGTGCGCATGACGAACGAAGAGGGCAAAGTTATCGAATCAACCCTCGATACCGACAACATGCGCTGGACAACAGCCGAACAGCTGGGCTTCAACCGCACCTACACCGTGGAAGCGAAAGACAAAAACGGGAAGACCGCAACAGTCACCTTCTCAACCGTGCAGACCGCCGCGCTCTCCAGCAACAGCCTGGCACCGCTGGACGGCGCTGAAGTAGGAGTCGGACAAACAATCGCGCTGCGCTTCGACACTTTCGTCAACAACCGTAAAGATGTTGAAAAAGCCATCACCGTGACCACCGTGCCCAAAGTTGAAGGCGCGTTCTACTGGATCTCCAACCAGGAAGTACGCTGGCGACCCGAAAATTATTGGAAGCCCGGCACCAAAGTCACCGTTGATGCAAAACTATACGGCGTGAAAATTGGTGAAGGTGTTTACGTCGGCAACGACAACAAAGCATCATTCACCATTGGCGAAAAAGTTGAAGCAATCGTCGACGACAACACCAAAACCATGACCGTGTACAAGTCCGGTGAACAGGTAAAATCCATGCCTGTCTCATTAGGTTCTGCGCAATGGCCAACCCCTAACGGCGTGTACATCATTGGCGACCAATACCCATCGCTGGTAATGGACTCGACCACCTACGGACTGTCGCTGGAAAACGGTGGCTACAAAACCCCAGTCCAGTTCGCCACCCAAATGTCCTACTCCGGCATTTTCGTCCACGCCGCCCCCTGGTCACTGTGGGCACAGGGCAGCCAAAATGTCTCCCACGGATGCGTCAACGTCTCCACCGAAAACGCCCAGTGGTTCCAAAACTTCGTCAAACGCGGCGACCTCGTCACCGTGAAAAACACCATCGGCCAGACACTGTCCGGTTACGACGGGCTCGGCGACTGGAATATTGATTGGGAAACCTGGAAGAAGGGCAACGCCGACCAGGCATAA
- a CDS encoding DUF3618 domain-containing protein, translated as MARNIDDIQREIERTRRQLAQTLDEIADRTKPQHIVDDVKSGITQKLKEPQVQKIVAGVGIAVAALVVIGVSSSRKRKKQLKELQQLLAAR; from the coding sequence GTGGCACGCAACATTGATGACATTCAGCGCGAAATTGAGCGCACCCGCCGCCAGCTGGCGCAGACGCTGGATGAAATTGCTGACCGCACGAAGCCGCAACACATCGTTGACGATGTGAAATCCGGTATCACCCAGAAACTGAAAGAACCACAGGTTCAAAAAATTGTTGCCGGAGTCGGCATTGCGGTTGCTGCTCTCGTCGTCATTGGTGTCAGCTCCTCCCGCAAACGTAAGAAGCAGCTGAAAGAACTTCAGCAACTTCTAGCCGCGCGCTAG
- a CDS encoding isochorismatase family protein has protein sequence MRALVVVDVQNDFCPGGSLATTRGGVVAEGIAQHMVEHADRYKVMVATKDWHIDPGSHFSDSPDFVDSWPVHCVADSLGADFHPAVAGVQDRFDEVFLKGQYSAAYSGFEGVAASDGAALDLWLRERGIDIIDVVGIATDYCVRATVLDGLRHGFEVKVLTDLVSAVTEETGDAAMQEMVKAGCQLA, from the coding sequence ATGAGAGCGCTTGTTGTAGTTGATGTTCAAAATGATTTCTGTCCTGGTGGATCTTTAGCAACGACTCGTGGCGGTGTGGTTGCTGAAGGTATTGCGCAGCATATGGTTGAGCATGCTGACCGTTATAAGGTGATGGTGGCTACGAAGGATTGGCATATTGATCCTGGTAGCCACTTTTCTGATTCCCCCGATTTTGTGGATTCGTGGCCGGTGCATTGTGTGGCTGATTCTTTAGGTGCTGATTTCCACCCCGCTGTAGCTGGTGTGCAGGATCGTTTTGATGAGGTTTTTCTCAAAGGTCAGTATTCGGCGGCCTATTCAGGTTTTGAAGGTGTTGCAGCCAGTGATGGCGCTGCCTTGGATCTGTGGTTGCGTGAGCGCGGAATAGACATTATTGATGTGGTGGGTATCGCCACGGATTATTGTGTGCGCGCGACCGTCCTTGATGGGTTACGCCATGGTTTTGAGGTGAAGGTTCTCACTGATCTGGTCTCGGCAGTGACGGAGGAAACTGGTGATGCTGCGATGCAAGAGATGGTGAAAGCTGGCTGCCAGTTAGCCTAA
- the bcp gene encoding thioredoxin-dependent thiol peroxidase: MTENVRLETGSVAPPFSLPNDEGGTTSLSDFAGKKVIVYFYPRANTPGCTKEACDFRDSLSQLGGLGIDVVAISPDTPDKLAKFRADHDLNFPLLSDVDKQVMNAYGAFGEKKNYGKVVQGVIRSTFVIAADGTVEKAMYNVRATGHVARVLKDLA; encoded by the coding sequence ATGACTGAAAATGTGCGCTTGGAAACCGGCAGCGTTGCCCCACCGTTTAGCCTCCCGAACGATGAGGGTGGCACCACCTCGTTAAGTGATTTTGCGGGGAAGAAGGTCATTGTGTATTTCTACCCTCGGGCGAATACTCCAGGGTGCACGAAGGAAGCCTGCGATTTCCGGGATTCTTTAAGCCAGCTGGGTGGTCTTGGTATCGATGTTGTTGCTATCTCCCCAGATACTCCAGACAAGCTTGCGAAGTTTCGTGCTGATCACGATTTGAACTTCCCCCTGCTCTCCGACGTCGATAAGCAGGTGATGAATGCTTACGGTGCGTTTGGGGAAAAGAAGAACTACGGCAAGGTTGTCCAAGGTGTGATCCGCTCAACGTTTGTGATCGCAGCTGACGGGACTGTGGAGAAGGCGATGTATAACGTGCGTGCGACCGGCCATGTTGCGCGTGTGTTGAAAGATCTGGCGTAA